From one Acidobacteriota bacterium genomic stretch:
- a CDS encoding TonB-dependent receptor, whose amino-acid sequence MVFRGLARLSRALVLCPLPLLAAEPAPLPAAAPIAADVVVSAEAAPEPSVSLGAAATVIDAAEIARAKSATVLDLLRTVPGLDVVQSGGAGGVTSLFLRGTSSTQTLVLLDGVTLNSPYFGGTDLSAISTANVERVEVVRGPFSALYGSEAIGGVVQIFTRRAGDAGVSGHASLALGNAGGKEGSLEGGFSEGALSSTFAFRRTLSSGDQFNEFFSGTTLSGALTTRLGEGATAGVVVRRDTGRTGIPTDGAVPTPQRSTSGETTTVEVPLSLSLAKNLSLSASVRYVRDMPGYADPADPFFTSSTTDARRAGGRVAASGTWGAHRLAVGADYERTEVSSESNFGVALDGATSRTFALFAEDRIALAGEKLVATAGARWDDHSAFGGAVSPRVTIAWRALPSLKLRAAAGSAFRAPSLGELYYPYSGNPNLQPERSTGWEVGGELTIAEGVVAEATGFWNDIRDLIQYDAQTFSNANVGHARTRGVEVAVRTAVGDRAFLRASYTYLDAQDLDLDVPLIRRPRNRASLTAGSGFGKGGSWSVTGILVGARTDRDAADFTTVVESPSYFRMDAAVTLPPLVWSLSPWVRVTNVFNREYAEVNGFPAPSRRYLAGIEASF is encoded by the coding sequence TTGGTTTTCCGCGGTCTCGCCCGGCTCTCCCGCGCCCTCGTCCTGTGCCCGCTTCCGCTCCTCGCGGCGGAACCCGCCCCGCTTCCCGCCGCCGCGCCGATCGCAGCCGACGTCGTCGTCTCGGCCGAGGCCGCGCCGGAGCCTTCGGTTTCGCTCGGCGCCGCCGCGACGGTGATCGACGCCGCCGAGATCGCGCGCGCGAAGTCTGCCACCGTCCTCGACCTCCTGCGCACCGTGCCCGGACTGGACGTCGTGCAGTCGGGCGGCGCCGGCGGCGTGACGTCGCTCTTTTTGCGCGGCACCTCTTCGACGCAGACGCTCGTCCTCCTCGACGGGGTGACCCTGAACAGTCCGTACTTCGGCGGGACCGACCTCTCGGCGATCTCGACCGCGAACGTCGAGCGCGTCGAGGTCGTGCGCGGTCCGTTCTCGGCGCTCTATGGCTCGGAGGCGATCGGCGGCGTCGTGCAGATCTTCACGCGCCGGGCGGGGGACGCGGGGGTGAGCGGACACGCGAGCCTGGCGCTCGGAAATGCCGGGGGGAAAGAAGGTTCCCTGGAAGGGGGATTCTCGGAAGGTGCGCTTTCCTCCACGTTCGCCTTTCGAAGAACTCTCTCTTCCGGGGACCAATTCAACGAATTCTTCTCTGGAACGACCCTCTCGGGGGCGCTGACCACGCGGCTCGGCGAGGGCGCCACGGCGGGCGTCGTCGTCCGGCGGGACACCGGCCGGACGGGCATCCCCACGGATGGCGCCGTGCCGACGCCGCAGCGTTCGACTTCCGGCGAGACGACCACCGTCGAGGTTCCTCTTTCTCTTTCACTCGCAAAGAATCTCTCTCTCTCCGCCTCGGTCCGCTACGTCCGCGACATGCCCGGCTACGCCGATCCCGCCGACCCGTTCTTCACGTCGTCGACGACGGACGCGCGCCGCGCGGGGGGCCGTGTCGCCGCGTCGGGCACGTGGGGCGCGCACCGACTCGCGGTCGGCGCCGACTACGAGCGCACCGAGGTTTCGAGCGAGAGCAACTTCGGCGTCGCGCTGGACGGGGCGACGTCCCGCACGTTCGCGCTCTTCGCGGAGGACCGCATCGCGCTCGCGGGCGAGAAGCTCGTCGCCACGGCCGGCGCCCGCTGGGACGACCACAGCGCGTTCGGCGGCGCCGTCTCTCCGCGCGTGACGATCGCGTGGCGAGCGCTGCCGTCGCTGAAGCTCCGCGCGGCCGCGGGCTCGGCGTTCCGCGCGCCGTCGCTCGGCGAGCTCTACTACCCGTATTCGGGGAACCCAAACCTCCAGCCCGAGCGCTCCACGGGCTGGGAGGTCGGCGGCGAGCTGACGATCGCGGAAGGTGTCGTCGCGGAGGCCACGGGCTTCTGGAACGACATCCGGGACCTCATCCAGTACGACGCGCAGACCTTCTCCAACGCGAACGTCGGCCACGCGCGGACGCGAGGCGTCGAGGTGGCCGTCCGAACCGCCGTCGGCGACCGGGCCTTCCTGCGCGCCTCGTACACGTATCTCGACGCGCAGGATCTCGATCTCGACGTCCCGCTGATCCGCCGGCCCCGCAACCGCGCGTCGCTGACGGCCGGGTCCGGTTTCGGGAAGGGCGGTTCGTGGAGCGTGACCGGGATTCTCGTCGGAGCGCGGACCGACCGCGACGCGGCGGACTTCACGACGGTCGTCGAGAGCCCGTCGTACTTCCGCATGGACGCCGCGGTCACTCTGCCGCCCCTCGTCTGGTCGCTTTCGCCGTGGGTCCGGGTCACGAACGTGTTCAACCGCGAGTACGCGGAGGTGAACGGCTTCCCGGCCCCGAGCCGGCGATATCTCGCGGGGATCGAAGCGTCCTTCTGA
- a CDS encoding zinc metallopeptidase: MRWNDQGGGLGPDIEDRRGEGGGGGFNFGGGGMRLGCGGIILLGVLSLIFKQNFFALLAPQGGGSPQASVDSRPVAPPSAKEDERARFVNFVVNDVQKTWDQVFPSLGRNYTHAKLVLYRDATRSGCGFAQAQMGPFYCPTDRKVYLDMGFFDELGQRFGAPGDFAQAYVIAHEFGHHVQTLLGIEGGVRKAMEQNPSQEKALSVRLELQADCLAGVWGHGTAERNILENGDVEKGLAAAAAVGDDRLQRAAGQRVNPESWTHGSAAQRTEWFTRGLREGTVGACDTFKSGR, encoded by the coding sequence ATGCGCTGGAACGACCAAGGCGGCGGACTCGGGCCGGACATCGAGGACCGGCGGGGCGAAGGCGGCGGCGGCGGCTTCAACTTCGGAGGCGGCGGCATGCGCCTCGGCTGCGGCGGGATCATCCTGCTCGGCGTCCTCTCGCTCATCTTCAAGCAGAACTTCTTCGCGCTCCTCGCCCCGCAGGGCGGGGGATCTCCTCAGGCGAGCGTCGACTCGCGGCCCGTGGCGCCGCCCTCGGCGAAGGAAGACGAACGCGCGCGCTTCGTGAACTTCGTCGTCAACGACGTGCAGAAGACGTGGGACCAGGTCTTCCCGTCGCTCGGGCGCAACTACACGCACGCAAAGCTCGTCCTCTACCGCGACGCGACGCGCTCGGGCTGCGGCTTCGCGCAGGCGCAAATGGGGCCGTTCTACTGCCCCACCGACCGCAAGGTCTACCTCGACATGGGCTTCTTCGACGAGCTCGGCCAGCGCTTCGGCGCGCCCGGCGACTTCGCGCAGGCGTACGTCATCGCGCACGAGTTCGGCCACCACGTCCAGACGCTGCTCGGCATCGAGGGCGGCGTCCGGAAGGCCATGGAGCAGAACCCCTCGCAGGAGAAGGCGCTCTCCGTGCGCCTCGAGCTGCAGGCCGACTGTCTCGCGGGCGTCTGGGGCCACGGCACCGCCGAGCGGAACATTCTCGAGAACGGCGACGTCGAGAAGGGGCTCGCCGCGGCGGCGGCCGTCGGCGACGACCGCCTCCAGCGCGCCGCCGGGCAGCGCGTGAACCCGGAGAGCTGGACGCACGGCTCGGCCGCCCAGCGCACGGAGTGGTTCACGAGGGGCCTGCGGGAAGGCACCGTCGGGGCCTGCGACACGTTCAAGTCCGGCCGCTGA
- a CDS encoding DUF4136 domain-containing protein, with translation MRNPTAPVLALAAAAALLAGSGCSSVTTTVDYDPATNFGAYKTFAFKDVHGRGEFQMKRVEAAIEKTLAAKGLTKMDLKADGKPDLWVVLHTKLKNDKQIMTYNSGWGWGWGGYGWRGYGGGWGGGGWTTARVYDVPVGTLVVDLVDTKEKELVWRGAASRDVSSSETPQDRAEITQKAIDKLFEGFPPGVPPKNP, from the coding sequence GTGAGGAATCCCACTGCTCCCGTTCTCGCGCTCGCCGCTGCCGCCGCCCTCCTCGCGGGGTCGGGCTGTTCGAGCGTAACGACGACCGTCGATTACGACCCTGCCACGAACTTCGGCGCCTACAAGACCTTCGCCTTCAAGGACGTCCACGGGCGCGGCGAGTTCCAGATGAAGCGCGTCGAGGCCGCGATCGAGAAGACGCTTGCCGCGAAGGGCCTCACGAAAATGGACCTCAAAGCGGACGGGAAGCCCGACCTGTGGGTCGTCCTCCATACGAAGTTGAAGAACGACAAGCAGATCATGACGTACAACTCGGGCTGGGGATGGGGATGGGGCGGCTACGGCTGGCGCGGCTACGGCGGGGGCTGGGGCGGCGGTGGCTGGACGACGGCCCGTGTCTACGACGTCCCCGTGGGCACGCTCGTCGTGGATCTCGTCGACACGAAGGAGAAGGAGCTCGTCTGGCGCGGCGCCGCCTCGCGCGACGTGAGCTCCAGCGAGACGCCGCAGGACCGGGCCGAGATCACGCAGAAAGCGATCGACAAGCTCTTCGAGGGCTTCCCGCCGGGCGTCCCGCCGAAGAATCCCTGA
- a CDS encoding phosphoenolpyruvate carboxylase: protein MRILSTRALSTPEPLVRAFARRVQQEGALDLTQGDYKNSDFAPHPEVVRAAQRITRNTVHSYGPAVGRMDVRSEIADFFNRDGLRDYPTSDVRFLPDEILFTPGTRAGLAIVLEVLGADGSGVVVPRPSWEYDWFIERAGKRVVELPTDAPGFLPDPEALDRILAKGGVSSVILNNPHNPTGRVYPRALVEEIVRVAVKRRVFVLYDSVYQRLDYVDSFVNPAFANPEWRDWVVTMSGLSKMDMFGASTGTRACWLVLSDEIRSNGVRAREILANLSAWLVATPSTLAQDWALAALQSPLAALRRPSPYMRERRDFMLQAADALAPLGVERTDFGGTFYAPLAFPGLVGASFDRLRNGVKERAVVKTSVDAFELLLTGGVGGIPFAAFAGPDAARYGTWQRLSYGSKDVPELEVFMDRVKTRIEAASRLGSSAPAPPAGRTVEASVWESACTEGGYDALDALDARSFAEARSRAAARPQQGPARLTGTKHPDSTAHRAEQLARALRAAPEGTPDRAHEALTYLEWNPLVDARAEFEETIADLLGPCSEVLLDYEGRQISPEWVDVPEKAVLALLRHGLVPGEDRHLLFRVPNPWIEQDEEKISKILASVARANVLFLLACEKLGIVPARNAIYELSIPQVNARAEIGAVVKIGTLYQQAVAGLFDGPPERIDAFLSARIPQARRADVVARVSRVRLVPLVENVGALARLPDLLEAYYQALARNHGASDLPTPQGLRTGFDAKESVVRVFVAMSDTAEQSGKIATDAAYTLTIAARDEAERRLAERAHRIGEPAPRVTFLIGAGRAGFRGGFDPEHEGVVTQFARADGVTLQGIRADSPEATLRLAAKFREAAAAKRPAPAVGAGERESLLELLEAGVKAHTETLLRIAPLLAPFSGLVPQTRVRIRATGSVNYGRSIPVYPEEWGGGHGLPDNRDLRDAWPEGVTLPRAINYNLGCTTLGLPAVTSDLAALDKRAAVLLDRQVPGYREILASELPHFVREAVALVFGKKFAETAARRCLRAAAAVWADVRSRAELVEPTCLFAMLYLRYMADDSDSWDETKEHESLTTREEELIRETSSGVFGALCAEKPGGRWTILQTLVDSEEAPRLLLARELTIEEKREFVDLRIEGWLRTLPDPLARSLRAAWAPLRELGKDELTLRATEQMVALERLRGSRGA, encoded by the coding sequence GTGAGGATCCTCTCCACGCGCGCGCTTTCGACTCCCGAGCCGCTCGTCCGCGCTTTCGCGCGGCGCGTGCAGCAGGAGGGCGCCCTCGACCTGACGCAAGGCGACTACAAGAACTCGGACTTCGCGCCCCACCCGGAGGTCGTCCGCGCGGCCCAGCGCATCACGCGCAACACGGTCCACAGCTACGGGCCCGCCGTCGGCCGGATGGACGTCCGGAGCGAGATCGCGGACTTCTTCAATCGCGACGGGTTGAGGGACTACCCGACGTCCGACGTGCGGTTCCTGCCGGACGAGATCCTCTTCACGCCGGGGACGCGCGCAGGGCTCGCGATCGTCCTCGAGGTCCTCGGCGCGGACGGGTCGGGCGTCGTCGTGCCGCGGCCGAGCTGGGAGTACGACTGGTTCATCGAGCGCGCGGGCAAGCGCGTCGTGGAGCTGCCGACGGACGCGCCCGGCTTCCTGCCCGACCCCGAGGCGCTCGACCGGATCCTCGCCAAGGGCGGAGTGTCTTCGGTCATCCTGAACAACCCGCACAACCCCACGGGACGCGTCTACCCGCGCGCGCTCGTCGAGGAGATCGTGCGCGTCGCCGTGAAGCGGCGCGTCTTCGTCCTGTACGACTCCGTCTACCAGCGCCTCGACTACGTCGACTCCTTCGTGAACCCGGCGTTCGCGAACCCCGAGTGGCGCGACTGGGTCGTGACGATGTCGGGCCTGTCGAAGATGGACATGTTCGGCGCGTCGACGGGGACGCGCGCCTGCTGGCTCGTCCTCTCGGACGAGATCCGGTCGAACGGCGTGAGGGCCCGCGAGATCCTCGCGAACCTCTCCGCGTGGCTCGTCGCGACTCCGTCGACGCTCGCACAGGACTGGGCGCTCGCGGCGCTCCAGAGCCCGCTCGCGGCGCTCCGGCGGCCGTCCCCGTACATGCGCGAGCGCCGCGACTTCATGCTGCAGGCGGCCGACGCGCTCGCCCCGCTCGGCGTCGAGCGGACGGACTTCGGCGGCACGTTCTACGCGCCGCTCGCGTTCCCGGGTCTCGTCGGGGCGTCCTTCGACCGGCTCCGCAACGGCGTGAAGGAGCGGGCCGTCGTCAAGACGTCGGTGGACGCGTTCGAGCTCCTGCTCACCGGCGGCGTCGGCGGCATCCCGTTCGCCGCGTTCGCCGGGCCGGACGCCGCGCGCTACGGGACGTGGCAGCGGCTCTCGTACGGCTCGAAGGACGTGCCGGAGCTCGAAGTCTTCATGGACCGCGTGAAGACGCGCATCGAGGCGGCCTCGCGCTTGGGCTCCAGCGCGCCCGCGCCGCCGGCCGGGCGGACGGTCGAGGCGTCCGTGTGGGAGAGCGCCTGCACGGAAGGCGGGTACGACGCGCTCGACGCTCTCGACGCCCGGTCGTTCGCGGAGGCGCGGAGCCGCGCCGCCGCCCGCCCGCAGCAGGGGCCCGCGCGCCTCACGGGCACGAAGCACCCGGACTCGACGGCGCACCGGGCGGAGCAGCTTGCGCGGGCGCTCCGCGCGGCGCCCGAGGGGACGCCCGACCGCGCGCACGAGGCGCTGACGTACCTCGAGTGGAACCCGCTCGTCGACGCGCGCGCGGAGTTCGAGGAGACGATCGCGGACCTCCTCGGGCCCTGCTCGGAGGTCCTGCTCGACTACGAGGGCCGGCAGATCAGCCCGGAGTGGGTGGACGTGCCGGAGAAGGCCGTCCTCGCGCTCCTCCGGCACGGGCTCGTCCCGGGCGAGGACCGGCACCTGCTGTTCCGCGTGCCGAACCCCTGGATCGAGCAGGACGAGGAGAAGATCTCGAAGATCCTCGCGTCCGTCGCGCGCGCGAACGTGCTCTTCCTGCTCGCGTGCGAGAAGCTCGGGATCGTCCCGGCGCGCAACGCGATCTACGAATTGAGCATCCCGCAGGTGAACGCGCGCGCCGAGATCGGCGCCGTCGTCAAGATCGGGACGCTCTACCAGCAGGCCGTGGCCGGCCTCTTCGACGGCCCGCCCGAGCGGATCGACGCGTTCCTCTCGGCCCGGATTCCGCAGGCGCGGCGCGCGGACGTCGTCGCCCGCGTGTCGCGCGTGCGCCTCGTCCCGCTCGTCGAGAACGTCGGCGCCCTCGCGCGCCTCCCGGACCTTCTCGAGGCCTACTACCAGGCGCTCGCGCGCAACCACGGCGCGAGCGACCTCCCGACGCCGCAGGGCCTCCGGACGGGCTTCGACGCGAAGGAGTCCGTCGTCCGCGTCTTCGTCGCGATGTCCGACACCGCGGAGCAGAGCGGCAAGATCGCGACGGACGCCGCGTACACGCTGACGATCGCCGCGCGCGACGAGGCCGAGCGCCGGCTCGCGGAGCGCGCCCACCGGATCGGCGAGCCCGCGCCCCGGGTGACGTTCCTGATCGGCGCGGGCCGTGCCGGGTTCCGCGGCGGCTTCGACCCGGAGCACGAGGGCGTCGTCACGCAGTTCGCGCGCGCGGACGGCGTCACGCTGCAGGGGATCCGCGCGGACTCGCCGGAGGCGACGCTCCGTCTCGCCGCGAAGTTCCGCGAGGCGGCCGCGGCGAAGCGGCCGGCGCCCGCCGTCGGAGCGGGGGAGCGCGAGTCGCTCCTCGAGCTGCTCGAGGCGGGCGTGAAGGCGCACACGGAGACGCTCCTCCGGATCGCGCCGCTCCTCGCGCCGTTCAGCGGGCTCGTCCCGCAGACGCGCGTCAGGATCCGAGCGACGGGCTCCGTGAACTACGGCCGCTCGATCCCCGTCTACCCCGAGGAGTGGGGCGGGGGCCACGGGCTGCCCGACAACCGGGACCTCCGGGACGCGTGGCCGGAGGGCGTGACGCTGCCGCGGGCGATCAACTACAACCTCGGCTGCACGACGCTCGGCCTCCCCGCCGTCACGAGCGACCTCGCGGCGCTCGACAAGCGCGCGGCGGTTCTGCTCGACCGGCAGGTGCCGGGCTACCGGGAGATCCTCGCGAGCGAGCTGCCGCACTTCGTGCGCGAGGCCGTCGCGCTCGTCTTCGGGAAGAAGTTCGCGGAGACGGCCGCGCGCCGGTGTTTGAGGGCCGCGGCGGCGGTGTGGGCGGACGTGCGCTCGCGCGCGGAGCTCGTCGAGCCGACGTGCCTCTTCGCGATGCTCTACCTGCGCTACATGGCGGACGATTCCGACAGCTGGGACGAGACGAAGGAGCACGAGAGCCTCACGACGCGCGAGGAGGAGCTCATCCGGGAGACGTCGAGCGGCGTCTTCGGCGCGCTCTGCGCGGAGAAGCCCGGCGGCCGCTGGACCATCCTCCAGACGCTCGTGGACTCCGAGGAGGCGCCGCGCCTCCTGCTCGCGCGCGAGCTCACGATCGAGGAGAAGCGCGAGTTCGTGGACCTCAGGATCGAGGGCTGGCTCCGCACGCTGCCCGACCCGCTCGCGCGGAGCCTGCGGGCCGCGTGGGCTCCGCTCCGCGAGCTGGGCAAGGACGAGCTGACGCTCCGCGCGACCGAGCAGATGGTCGCGCTGGAGCGTCTCCGCGGCAGCCGCGGGGCCTGA